The following are encoded in a window of Fusarium oxysporum f. sp. lycopersici 4287 chromosome 5, whole genome shotgun sequence genomic DNA:
- a CDS encoding hypothetical protein (At least one base has a quality score < 10), which translates to MASELEGLIAGLLVHISCHGEEGCPVDGVLKAIHHPSTQTESLSEGDSAVQARTAATIWSWLTARRDISVGADREYNHLTLDQVLALPIAGGTPGQNAEPTEALRGNPTEHHHVRVYASEDTMWESLTGHAVDYKRVPKSEWMLLLGIASTTTQGILQGDLGRLTDQDKRSVPKRTDSLLKKGYIVKRTTLVRGTKTSKMWLKLFAPPLPKDGEGVDEARPDMTLTRQVLVEDLEPVPWRVRWTGESIDYIALATTIMAIVKEWGVLQMKDMKSKLGVLGMRWQMKVLAKVCRFLNQRGVIQYVAAKLGEKVFKDCVKYVRDLNAEDWSLYLSTGKRKSKTPRNPDLDGYDGNKQLIGQASNVSEVSKSPPWSLDKPIPVIIAEMAKRLGDVGLTNPDVYALTLGPSYSRHLSSMTTALAVPGLQPPHLAHFQIYSEHTRTGKVASYRYFAPNAPHTPSPPSTDAAGQESTPTPADIYGFSSLPSSSISHENSPTLAELCSMGMTNRKTVGRPKASKAKKGKPAPTPKAKRGRKRRAPTPEISPQEEVGQEDEATEEVVIPQIPETIVQEPELPTETPAPELLAPPEINEDQRDDAVPEPQKTATLVVTLKVSPAALKELLAKSQTDVATPARPTRTRPTRSSARKVQTRTINTDAENEEISNRMDVDDELELNNSTESLLTGRKRGRPKKGEDRPKGNAEQATENDNSPRPWVCEKCGRAWKNDNGLLYHVTKSRTNCNPSFDVTTVTPTRRGKKESVIEVGDQDTATPVVDKPQEQDRRAVDDEEREEPQDKDKDHDNNENTGREIDNDEGEKDGKARGEGKEPSPDDEDVPMPKSVSRTRGPIAARPTWSSRPTLSFKGEAFQVNPELQRPPVAMFDSPKQPSLINGTNGALVQGENSQLRPVLSSLDRFSLVGASPKTPRSKLQRNGSQPDATPQPEQYQPIQHSTNGTPSGPGSVVKPKTPMVTDTPITKAVINNRVSQIIQNILAEHQGVFPGGKSLWTVISIRWVEAFPEVVPQIRSYQAAFRELLKHKIVAEHWLTFRSKKGVTEKCHLVVTAGVDPFSPEASDVAQKIQEAHPDLYLPPPFDAQLDSDLLKRGRRDLPEEVEMLDAPVYVARAAQKRALDEYDDDGDDFPPPAKRGQKRKSMFADGRPSRSRAWQGDMGEPMCYEHFESSQGAPEALQFLDPNTCLEEDGIEGSERYFTDDFRTILEQRLSNPFSGEIVFDKPIIVSGYDGVWPRITPQDFEMQDASYTLTGWMPDPNWFAWSSMIDMIDRKAHLLNRDKLQRQDVLDPYRCFIERLYCCMDLERAWSESFINAPPGAAGPHNIFISFSSERDDQVLETPAPEFSWPLDWQLTPKSFPGDVPDRALLVDASSDEEDDSTDWPEFPAYRQQKLARGAGRQSRGRGVGRGSVSRPRASISRQQVAQQPRVKRVRLVTRALMPIPEEAEQRQQGQHDQQGPSSVDSDSERLLAALIAVRVLLGGADKSVDWGLLLKLFPNLALKDIRRFWIDARREQGAYVRKLTKDFQDRFIVAYSKNELPEFDFEDPMDYDWDNLIEWTLELPRRKGVDLPSTRHYFEDNFSTSAAATHEEEDPREKFYNPQSSVYARFEAVTFPAFVTVDKMLSGLNQKVKITNEVIARSWVRSLCCTDESRYTVDQIQQKFGTLADGDQDQINAILKEAIDVLTAQRIICKSKRPPLSGRPFRLNEAFGHVLGKLAQRTKYQDAADFKSKLDATFRRGEAFRVPFNLQDGAVMALTNLNAGGRIKLTPVNVPHIPLGFRPGYYEMRKLKKDCYFWNIEATPTDSYKYDEDVGVIRKSINEGPPTAKHLLPQWVDFFGRRDAERWMDVLGAFCFVYANRGHLTIEGVCNALKPILEEFEAELIMDWGMKTGVLEEDEDGLGLRVGEWWWLAVPWQWGRQLKARREVED; encoded by the exons ATGGCATCCGAGCTCGAAGGCTTGATCGCGGGCCTTTTGGTTCATATCTCATGCcatggcgaagaag GCTGTCCTGTGGATGGTGTTTTGAAAGCTATCCATCATCCCTCAACCCAAACAGAATCATTATCTGAGGGTGATTCCGCTGTGCAAGCCCGCACTGCCGCGACCATTTGGAGCTGGCTCACTGCGAGACGGGATATTTCTGTCGGTGCTGATCGCGAGTACAATCACCTAACTCTAGACCAAGTACTGGCGCTTCCAATTGCTGGTGGCACCCCTGGACAAAATGCAGAACCTACAGAAGCACTACGAGGGAATCCAACAGAACACCACCATGTTCGAGTCTACGCCTCTGAAGATACCATGTGGGAATCTCTTACCGGCCATGCAGTTGACTACAAGCGAGTACCCAAATCCGAATGGATGCTACTTTTGGGCATAGCTTCGACAACTACCCAAGGTATTCTTCAGGGAGACCTTGGGCGTCTAACGGATCAAGACAAGCGCAGTGTGCCAAAAAGAACTGATAGTCTCCTTAAGAAGGGATACATTGTCAAGAGAACAACACTTGTACGCGGCACAAAGACGAGTAAGATGTGGCTGAAGCTATTCGCTCCGCCTTTACCAAAAGACGGCGAGGGTGTAGACGAAGCCCGGCCAGACATGACACTAACTCGGCAAGTCCTTGTCGAAGATCTCGAACCCGTCCCTTGGCGCGTACGATGGACTGGTGAATCTATTGACTATATTGCATTGGCAACGACCATTATGGCTATCGTCAAGGAGTGGGGAGTCCTCCAGATGAAAGACATGAAATCCAAGCTTGGTGTGCTGGGAATGCGTTGGCAAATGAAGGTCTTGGCTAAAGTGTGTCGCTTTCTCAACCAGCGAGGCGTTATACAGTATGTAGCAGCGAAGCTGGGAGAAAAGGTATTCAAGGACTGTGTCAAATATGTCCGAGATCTCAACGCAGAAGATTGGTCCCTTTATCTTTCAACAGGCAAGAGAAAGAGCAAGACTCCAAGGAACCCAGATCTGGATGGTTATGATGGGAACAAGCAACTCATAGGACAAGCCTCTAACGTTTCCGAAGTATCCAAATCACCGCCATGGTCTTTGGACAAGCCGATTCCTGTTATAATCGCCGAGATGGCAAAACGGCTAGGAGACGTCGGACTCACAAACCCGGATGTTTATGCCTTGACGTTAGGCCCCTCATACAGCCGACATCTTTCCTCAATGACCACAGCCTTGGCGGTTCCTGGCCTGCAACCACCTCACCTGGCCCATTTTCAGATTTATAGCGAACATACAAGAACTGGAAAGGTCGCCTCATATCGTTACTTTGCACCAAATGCCCCTCATacgccatcaccaccatcgactGATGCCGCTGGTCAAGAATCAACACCGACTCCGGCGGATATCTATGGTTTCTCCTCGTTaccctcatcatcgatatcTCATGAAAACTCGCCAACATTGGCTGAGCTGTGCAGCATGGGAATGACCAACAGAAAGACAGTAGGCCGCCCTAAGGCCTCCAAAGCTAAGAAGGGGAAGCCTGCACCAACCCCAAAGGCGAAAAGAGGCCGAAAACGACGTGCTCCAACACCAGAAATCTCACCACAAGAGGAGGTTGGGCAAGAGGATGAAGCTACCGAGGAAGTAGTGATCCCGCAGATTCCAGAAACAATTGTTCAAGAACCCGAATTACCTACAGAGACACCAGCACCTGAATTGCTCGCGCCACCTGAAATTAACGAAGACCAGCGGGATGATGCTGTCCCTGAACCTCAAAAGACTGCTACCCTTGTGGTGACTCTCAAAGTGTCCCCGGCAGCCCTCAAAGAACTTCTTGCAAAGTCACAGACAGATGTGGCAACCCCTGCACGGCCGACAAGAACTAGGCCAACAAGATCTTCCGCCAGAAAAGTCCAGACTAGGACCATCAATACTGATGCCGAAAACGAAGAAATTAGTAATCGGATggacgttgatgatgaactGGAACTCAATAACTCTACCGAGAGCCTACTCACTGGGAGGAAACGCGGCCGACCGAAAAAGGGCGAGGATAGGCCAAAAGGAAACGCGGAACAAGCCACAGAAAATGATAATTCCCCACGGCCTTGGGTTTGCGAAAAATGTGGCAGAGCATGGAAAAATGATAACGGCTTGCTTTACCATGTGACCAAGTCAAGGACGAATTGTAATCCATCGTTTGATGTGACTACAGTAACGCCAACTCGGCGTGGAAAAAAAGAATCGGTCATAGAAGTTGGAGACCAAGACACTGCGACACCTGTTGTTGACAAACCACAAGAACAGGACCGACGAGCCGTGGACGAcgaggaaagagaagagCCCCAAGATAAAGACAAAGACCACGACAATAACGAGAATACTGGAAGAGAGATTGACAACGATGAAGGCGAAAAGGATGGAAAAGCTCGTGGCGAAGGCAAAGAACCAAGTccagatgatgaggatgtaCCAATGCCGAAGTCCGTATCGAGAACACGCGGCCCAATTGCAGCCCGGCCAACTTGGTCTTCACGGCCAACCCTAAGTTTTAAGGGAGAGGCATTTCAAGTCAACCCGGAATTGCAACGACCTCCAGTTGCTATGTTCGACTCTCCTAAACAGCCCTCACTTATTAACGGTACCAATGGTGCCCTTGTACAAGGCGAGAACAGCCAATTGCGCCCGGTTCTCAGTTCATTGGATCGGTTCAGCCTCGTAGGAGCATCTCCCAAGACGCCTCGGTCTAAACTCCAAAGAAACGGATCTCAGCCAGACGCAACCCCCCAGCCTGAGCAATATCAACCCATACAACACTCCACCAATGGCACACCTAGCGGACCTGGCTCTGTTGTGAAACCGAAGACGCCTATGGTCACCGATACCCCTATTACCAAGGCTGTCATCAACAACCGTGTATCCCAGATCATTCAAAATATCTTGGCAGAGCACCAAGGGGTTTTCCCAGGAGGCAAATCTTTGTGGACGGTCATCAGTATCCGATGGGTCGAAGCCTTCCCTGAGGTAGTGCCACAAATCCGCTCGTACCAGGCTGCATTTCGAGAACTATTGAAGCATAAGATTGTGGCCGAACATTGGCTCACATTTCGCAGTAAGAAAGGTGTGACTGAGAAATGCCATTTGGTTGTCACGGCTGGGGTCGATCCTTTTTCTCCTGAAGCTTCTGATGTGGCTCAGAAGATTCAAGAAGCACACCCAGATCTGTATCTTCCCCCTCCATTCGATGCTCAACTTGATAGCGATCTCTTGAAGCGGGGTCGACGAGATCTCCctgaagaagtcgagatgTTAGATGCACCAGTATACGTGGCACGAGCTGCCCAGAAGCGGGCTTTGGATGAGtatgatgacgatggagaTGACTTCCCGCCGCCTGCAAAGCGTGGTCAAAAACGCAAGAGTATGTTTGCAGATGGACGCCCTTCAAGATCCCGGGCGTGGCAAGGCGACATGGGAGAGCCAATGTGCTATGAACACTTTGAGTCCTCTCAAGGTGCTCCTGAAGCCCTTCAGTTTCTGGACCCTAACACATGtttggaggaagatggtaTCGAAGGATCAGAGCGCTATTTTACCGATGACTTCAGGACTATTTTGGAGCAACGGCTTTCCAACCCTTTCTCAGGAGAGATTGTTTTTGACAAGCCCATTATTGTTTCCGGCTATGATGGTGTCTGGCCACGTATTACACCCCAAGATTTCGAGATGCAAGATGCCAGCTACACGTTGACGGGATGGATGCCTGACCCGAATTGGTTTGCCTGGTCGTCAATGATAGACATGATTGACAGGAAAGCGCATTTACTCAACCGTGATAAGCTCCAGCGCCAAGATGTTCTTGACCCCTACCGGTGCTTTATTGAGAGGCTGTACTGCTGCATGGACCTGGAACGAGCGTGGTCCGAATCATTCATCAATGCACCGCCCGGAGCAGCAGGCCCTCacaacatcttcatctcattCTCGAGTGAAAGGGACGATCAAGTACTTGAGACTCCAGCCCCTGAATTTTCTTGGCCCCTGGATTGGCAGCTTACCCCGAAGTCTTTCCCAGGAGACGTTCCTGACCGTGCTCTTCTGGTGGACGCTTCgtctgatgaagaagatgatagCACTGATTGGCCAGAGTTCCCGGCATATAGGCAACAAAAGCTTGCTCGAGGCGCTGGTCGCCAATCGAGGGGCCGAGGTGTCGGCAGAGGCTCAGTTAGTCGACCGCGAGCGTCCATCAGTCGCCAGCAAGTAGCACAACAACCGAGAGTCAAACGAGTGCGCTTGGTCACACGAGCTCTTATGCCCATTCCTGAGGAAGCTGAGCAGAGACAGCAAGGCCAACATGACCAGCAGGGCCCAAGCTCCGTTGACAGTGACTCAGAACGTCTTCTAGCTGCTTTGATCGCCGTTCGTGTTCTCCTTGGTGGTGCCGACAAGTCTGTTGATTGGGGATTACTCCTTAAGCTTTTCCCGAATCTGGCCCTCAAAGATATCCGCCGGTTCTGGATCGATGCCCGGAGAGAACAGGGTGCCTATGTCAGGAAGCTAACCAAGGATTTCCAAGATCGGTTCATAGTTGCCTACTCTAAGAATGAGCTCCCGGAATTCGACTTCGAGGATCCTATGGACTATGACTGGGACAACTTGATTGAATGGACCCTTGAACTGCCTCGCAGAAAGGGCGTTGACCTGCCATCGACCAGACATTACTTCGAAGACAATTTTTCCACCTCTGCAGCCGCTACTcacgaggaagaagacccACGGGAGAAATTCTACAACCCTCAGTCGTCTGTCTACGCCCGTTTCGAGGCTGTTACTTTCCCGGCATTTGTCACTGTTGACAAAATGCTCAGTGGTCTTAATCAGAAAGTCAAGATTACGAACGAGGTCATTGCGAGGTCTTGGGTGAGATCTCTCTGCTGCACAGATGAGAGTCGCTACACAGTTGACCAGATACAACAAAAGTTTGGAACACTCGCAGACGGTGACCAGGACCAAATCAATGCCATACTGAAGGAAGCTATTGATGTCTTGACGGCACAGCGCATTATCTGTAAGAGCAAGCGGCCCCCTCTCTCGGGGAGACCGTTCAGACTGAATGAAGCTTTTGGGCATGTACTCGGAAAACTTGCGCAAAGAACTAAGTACCAAGATGCAGCTGACTTCAAGTCAAAGCTGGATGCGACCTTCCGGCGCGGTGAAGCCTTCCGGGTTCCTTTTAACCTCCAAGACGGAGCTGTGATGGCGCTCACCAACCTGAATGCTGGTGGGAGGATTAAGCTCACCCCAGTCAATGTGCCTCATATCCCACTGGGTTTCCGACCGGGTTATTATGAGATGCGCAAGCTGAAGAAAGACTGCTACTTCTGGAACATCGAGGCAACCCCCACAGACTCGTACAAATACGACGAGGACGTGGGTGTCATCCGCAAGAGCATCAATGAAGGACCACCCACTGCGAAGCACTTGCTTCCACAATGGGTTGACTTCTTCGGGCGCAGAGATGCGGAGCGATGGATGGATGTATTGGGAGCTTTCTGTTTTGTATACGCCAACAGAGGACATCTAACTATCGAGGGTGTATGCAATGCGCTCAAGCCAATCCTGGAAGAGTTTGAAGCCGAGCTCATCATGGACTGGGGCATGAAAACAGGCGTGCttgaagaggacgaggatggccTTGGACTGAGAGTCGGAGAGTGGTGGTGGTTAGCTGTACCTTGGCAATGGGGACGACAGCTCAAAGCCAGGAGAGAAGTGGAAGACTAA